One stretch of Gadus chalcogrammus isolate NIFS_2021 chromosome 14, NIFS_Gcha_1.0, whole genome shotgun sequence DNA includes these proteins:
- the mthfsd gene encoding methenyltetrahydrofolate synthase domain-containing protein, protein MEAAIKISSGATKWDIRQKVWDHIEENNLANFPRPVHNRIPNFKGAFSACARVTGLEAFTETAEVKVDPDKPLEGARLEVLQAKKTLLVPTPRLRAGLFNKITPPEGASKEQLRVCSTSQGVKEFSVPVGLDAKVKVDLVVVGSVAVSEKGYRIGKGEGYADMEYGMMVSMGAVTESTVVITIVHDCQVVDFSEELVEPHDLTVDYILTPTRVIKTDCLLPKPEGIIWAKLNKYMLEKIPVLKKLRALELAAGKEVVLGPEPPVEPGRGPRGGDPQGDGLKPRRNGRPRPRRNTQRDSDGEPRREGPGRDGPGGNEEAVPRPRRRPARVRREGGRGDNQANGSEEGREKGRGERRGRSWRGSAGEGGRKGEEGEEGMEGDHGPPSNVTTVYLGGIPAGLRVSELKTALREKEALPLRLTWQGAQHRAFLDYGDPNAADQAMEALQGLSLNGQSLHAELAKNQRGGRRAGPSRSRPRSRPDSGTKAEPNEDSGEPQKEEVVE, encoded by the exons GGGGCCTTCAGCGCCTGTGCCAGGGTCACTGGGCTTGAGGCCTTCACCGAGACAGCTGAGGTGAAAGTGGATCCTGACAAGCCTTTGGAGGGTGCCCGGCTGGAAGTGCTACAG GCAAAGAAAACGCTGTTGGTTCCCACCCCCCGCCTTCGCGCCGGTCTCTTCAACAAGATCACCCCCCCTGAGGGGGCCAGCAAAGAGCAGCTGCGTGTGTGCTCCACATCCCAG GGCGTGAAGGAGTTCAGCGTGCCCGTTGGCCTGGACGCCAAGGTGAAGGTGGACCTGGTTGTGGTTGGCTCTGTGGCCGTCTCTGAGAAAG GTTATCGAATAGGGAAAGGAGAGGGCTATGCAGACATGGAGTACGGCATGATGGTCTCGATGGGAGCTGTGACGGAGTCCACAGTGGTGATTACGATCGTCCACGACTGTCAG GTTGTGGACTTCTCAGAGGAACTGGTCGAACCGCACGACCTCACTGTGGACTACATCCTCACCCCCACTAGGGTCATCAAGACCGACTGCCTCCTGCCCAAACCCGAGGGGATCATCTGGGCAAAG CTCAACAAGTACATGCTGGAGAAGATCCCCGTCCTGAAGAAGCTGCGGGCCCTGGAGCTTGCGGCCGGCAAGGAGGTGGTCCTGGGGCCCGAGCCCCCCGTGGAGCCAGGGAGGGGCCCCAGAGGCGGCGACCCCCAGGGCGACGGCCTGAAGCCCAGGAGAAACGGCAGGCCGCGGCCGCGGCGGAACACCCAGCGGGACTCCGACGGGGAGCCCAGACGGGAGGGCCCCGGGCGGGACGGCCCCGGGGGTAACGAGGAGGCCGTGCCGAGGCCCCGACGCCGGCCGGCTCGGGTGCGGAGGGAAGGGGGCCGAGGGGACAACCAGGCCAACGGCAGCGAGGAGGGccgggagaaagggagaggggagcgCCGGGGACGGAGCTGGAGGGGCAGCGCGGGAGAGggcgggaggaagggggaggagggggaggagggcatgGAGGGCGACCACGGCCCCCCGTCCAACGTGACCACGGTGTATCTGGGGGGCATCCCCGCAGGCCTGCGGGTCAGCGAGTTGAAGACGGCGCTGCGGGAGAAGGAGGCGCTCCCGCTGAGGCTCACCTGGCAGGGGGCTCAGCACCGGGCCTTCCTGGACTACGGGGACCCCAACGCCGCAGACCAGGCCATGGAGGCCCTCCAGGGGCTCTCCCTGAACGGCCAGAGCCTGCATGCCGAGCTGGCCAAGAACCAGCGGGGGGGCCGGAGGGCCGGCCCCTCCAGGAGCCGACCCCGGTCCAGGCCGGACTCCGGCACCAAGGCTGAGCCCAACGAGGATTCTGGGGAGCctcagaaggaggaggtggtggagtag